The Catenulispora sp. GP43 genome includes a region encoding these proteins:
- a CDS encoding AAA family ATPase, whose translation MALVGRAAETRRIRSLISDVRERGTALVVRGEAGVGKSALLDYATGRARASGLRVLTTSGVQCETHLPYAGLHQLLYPIRDRIALIPQRQRAALEAALGGAEPAAPDVFLVGLAALNLIAEAAETTPVLVVVEDSHWLDISTSHVLAFLARRLESEPIVLLAAARDGFSSSLVDSELPELVLAPLGTEAAVALLDAHAPDLEPALRRRVLAEAAGNPLALTELPRTAAAIAEGAPTPGSWIPLTERLERAFTIRLSGLPEPTRTLLQIAALNDSPSLTETMSATARLAGGEPGTGDLTAAVAARLIDVDRGEIRFRHPLMRSAIHQSMSLPERHAAHAALADVIADQEDRRIWHRAAATALPDESVAAQLQAAAVRAEHRGGIGAAVMALDHAARLSQDPASRADRLLRAAELAVELGSREAVGNLLDEASRCDLTTQQRARVVWLRGGFDEGLRGRTADTWALAGLAETVAADGDRDLAVRILWSAAQRCFWTEPGGRARQHVVDVAENLGLDEHDPWLLAILAYAAPIDRGAVVIERLNRIAATPGRDARMDRMLGTGALMVGSFDLAQKLSAVAAAGLRPQGRLGLLARALGAEASSAVQLGDLSVAIPAAEESGRLARETTQPFLHGLIRAIEAAIGALRGDLDRVRVLTARAEQDGLPVGARPVLARAQMARGLAALGAGRFDEAYTQLRRLHDPADPCYQVALRCFAIADLVDAAAHCGRGAAIADIMREMESAALKTPSPVLHAGLRFARALLADDTEAEQFYTAALSADLTGWPFIRARTQLAYGEWLRRQRRVADSRPHLRAARETFDALGVIPWSDRARQELRASGETSRSRNLDARDQLTAQELQIARMAASGLTNREIGQKLYLSHRTISTHLHRIFPKLGVASRSELASSLNLSPDLLQDADFGDGMTVT comes from the coding sequence GTGGCACTGGTCGGGCGGGCGGCGGAGACGAGGCGGATCAGGAGCCTGATCTCCGATGTCCGCGAGCGGGGGACCGCTCTGGTGGTCCGCGGCGAAGCCGGCGTCGGGAAGTCCGCACTGCTGGACTACGCGACCGGACGCGCCAGGGCTTCAGGGCTGCGGGTGTTGACCACGTCCGGTGTCCAGTGCGAGACGCACCTTCCCTACGCCGGCCTGCATCAGCTGCTCTATCCGATCCGCGACAGGATCGCCCTGATTCCGCAGCGGCAGCGCGCGGCGTTGGAGGCGGCGCTCGGCGGCGCGGAACCGGCCGCCCCGGACGTCTTCCTGGTCGGGTTGGCCGCCCTGAACCTGATCGCCGAGGCCGCCGAGACGACCCCGGTCCTGGTGGTGGTGGAGGACTCGCACTGGCTGGACATCTCGACCTCCCACGTCCTGGCCTTCCTCGCCCGGCGGCTGGAGTCCGAGCCGATCGTGCTGCTGGCGGCGGCGCGCGACGGGTTCTCCTCGTCGCTGGTCGACTCCGAGCTGCCCGAACTGGTCCTGGCGCCGCTCGGCACCGAGGCGGCGGTGGCCCTGCTGGACGCCCACGCTCCCGACCTCGAACCGGCGCTGCGCCGCCGGGTGCTGGCCGAGGCCGCGGGCAACCCGCTGGCGCTGACCGAACTCCCGCGCACCGCGGCCGCGATAGCCGAGGGCGCCCCGACGCCCGGCTCCTGGATCCCGTTGACCGAACGGCTGGAGCGGGCTTTCACGATCCGCCTGTCCGGACTGCCGGAACCGACCCGCACGCTGCTGCAGATCGCGGCGCTCAACGACAGCCCCTCGCTGACCGAGACGATGAGCGCCACGGCGCGCCTGGCCGGCGGCGAACCCGGAACCGGCGATCTGACAGCGGCGGTCGCCGCGCGGCTGATCGACGTGGACCGGGGCGAGATCCGGTTCCGGCATCCGCTCATGCGCTCGGCGATCCACCAGAGCATGAGCCTGCCGGAGCGCCACGCGGCCCACGCGGCGCTCGCCGACGTCATCGCCGACCAGGAAGACCGCCGCATCTGGCACCGCGCCGCCGCCACCGCGCTGCCCGACGAATCGGTCGCCGCCCAGCTTCAAGCCGCCGCGGTCCGGGCCGAACACCGCGGCGGGATCGGCGCAGCCGTGATGGCGCTGGACCACGCCGCGCGGCTCAGTCAGGACCCTGCGTCGCGGGCGGACCGCCTGCTGCGGGCCGCCGAACTCGCCGTCGAACTGGGCAGCCGAGAAGCCGTCGGGAACCTTCTGGACGAAGCCTCCCGGTGCGATCTGACGACGCAACAGCGCGCTCGGGTGGTCTGGCTGCGCGGCGGATTCGACGAGGGCCTGCGCGGCCGGACCGCCGACACCTGGGCCCTGGCCGGACTCGCCGAGACGGTCGCCGCCGACGGCGACCGCGACCTGGCCGTCCGCATCCTGTGGAGCGCGGCCCAGCGCTGCTTCTGGACCGAGCCGGGAGGCCGGGCCCGGCAGCACGTCGTCGACGTCGCCGAGAACCTGGGGCTGGACGAGCACGACCCGTGGCTGCTGGCCATCCTCGCCTACGCCGCCCCGATCGATCGCGGCGCGGTGGTGATCGAACGGCTCAACCGGATCGCGGCCACCCCGGGCCGCGACGCCCGCATGGACCGGATGCTGGGGACCGGGGCGCTCATGGTCGGCTCCTTCGACCTGGCCCAGAAGCTGTCGGCGGTGGCCGCGGCCGGGCTGCGGCCGCAGGGCCGCCTGGGACTGCTGGCCCGCGCGCTCGGGGCCGAAGCCTCCAGCGCCGTGCAGCTCGGCGATCTGAGCGTGGCGATACCCGCCGCCGAGGAATCCGGCCGGCTGGCCCGCGAGACCACCCAGCCGTTCCTGCACGGCCTCATCCGCGCCATCGAGGCCGCGATCGGGGCGCTGCGCGGCGACCTGGACCGGGTCAGGGTGCTGACAGCGCGGGCCGAACAGGACGGGCTCCCGGTCGGCGCGCGGCCGGTCCTGGCCCGGGCCCAGATGGCCCGCGGCCTGGCGGCGCTCGGCGCGGGCCGGTTCGACGAGGCGTACACCCAGCTGCGCCGCCTGCACGATCCGGCCGACCCCTGCTACCAGGTGGCGCTGCGCTGCTTCGCCATCGCAGACCTCGTCGACGCCGCCGCCCACTGCGGCCGGGGCGCGGCGATCGCGGACATCATGCGGGAGATGGAGTCCGCCGCGCTGAAGACCCCGTCCCCGGTCCTGCACGCCGGGCTTCGCTTCGCACGCGCGCTGCTGGCCGACGACACCGAAGCCGAACAGTTCTACACGGCCGCCTTGAGCGCCGATCTCACGGGCTGGCCGTTCATCAGGGCCCGCACACAACTGGCATACGGCGAATGGCTGCGCCGCCAGCGCCGCGTCGCCGACTCCCGGCCGCACCTGCGTGCCGCCCGCGAAACCTTCGACGCGCTCGGCGTCATCCCGTGGAGCGACCGTGCCCGGCAGGAGCTCAGGGCCTCCGGCGAGACCAGCCGCAGCCGGAACCTCGACGCGCGCGACCAGCTCACCGCCCAGGAACTCCAGATCGCGCGGATGGCCGCGAGCGGCCTGACGAACCGGGAGATCGGCCAGAAGCTCTATCTCTCGCACCGGACGATCAGCACGCACCTGCACCGGATCTTCCCCAAACTGGGGGTGGCGTCGCGCTCCGAACTGGCCTCGTCCCTCAACCTGTCCCCTGACCTGCTCCAAGACGCCGACTTCGGGGACGGGATGACCGTCACGTGA
- a CDS encoding WhiB family transcriptional regulator: MKPARTRPLAALWDWQQSAACRGLESARFFSPTGERGTARMERERAAGEICQGCVVREQCARFAAESGERHGVWGGVSRERATARKR, from the coding sequence GTGAAGCCGGCGAGGACGCGGCCACTCGCCGCACTTTGGGATTGGCAGCAGTCCGCGGCCTGCCGTGGCCTGGAGAGCGCCCGGTTCTTCTCCCCGACAGGCGAGCGGGGCACGGCTCGGATGGAGAGGGAGAGGGCGGCCGGCGAAATCTGCCAAGGCTGCGTGGTCCGCGAACAGTGCGCCCGCTTCGCCGCGGAATCCGGTGAGCGGCACGGGGTCTGGGGCGGCGTCAGCCGCGAGCGTGCGACGGCACGGAAGCGGTGA
- a CDS encoding cupin domain-containing protein yields MLPPFPDDTFPGTESEPFWFLGGRSRLLVPGSRTNGALSVMEFLDTAGHAPPLHAHEDEDEVWIVLDGEVSFFVDDKRLDLHTGQIAHGPRGVPHSYLVRSESARLAVVFSPSRIEEWFSANGTPATRLDEEPAPFDIGGILASADPFHLRVAGPPPTA; encoded by the coding sequence ATGCTCCCCCCGTTCCCCGACGACACGTTCCCCGGCACCGAATCCGAACCCTTCTGGTTCCTCGGTGGCCGCAGCCGGCTCCTGGTGCCCGGCAGCAGGACCAACGGCGCCCTGAGCGTCATGGAGTTCCTGGACACCGCCGGCCACGCGCCCCCGCTGCACGCCCACGAGGATGAGGACGAGGTCTGGATCGTCCTGGACGGCGAGGTCTCCTTCTTCGTCGACGACAAGCGCCTGGACCTGCACACCGGCCAGATCGCGCACGGGCCGCGCGGCGTCCCGCACAGCTACCTGGTCCGCTCGGAGAGCGCCCGGCTGGCCGTCGTGTTCAGCCCCTCGCGCATCGAGGAGTGGTTCAGCGCCAACGGGACGCCCGCGACCCGCCTCGACGAGGAGCCCGCGCCCTTCGACATCGGCGGCATCCTCGCCTCCGCGGACCCCTTCCACCTGCGCGTCGCCGGACCGCCGCCGACCGCCTGA
- a CDS encoding SDR family NAD(P)-dependent oxidoreductase has product MDLHLTGKTAVVTGASRGIGLAVTRALVSEGARVVAGAREITPELKGLVAGGGVLAVELDLTAPDGPAELVAAAVLAFGGLDILVNNVGAVRPRVEGFLAVTDEDWDATLAVNFLAAVRTTRAALPHLVERGAGAVVTVSSVNAFLPDPLVIDYSAAKAALSNFCKALSKQVGPRGVRVNTVSPGPVATGLWLADEGVAATVAKATGSTAGAVAEQAAGDAVTGRFTRPEEVADVVLFLAGDRAANITGSDVVIDGGLISTL; this is encoded by the coding sequence ATGGACCTGCATCTGACCGGCAAGACAGCGGTCGTCACCGGCGCGAGCCGCGGCATCGGACTGGCCGTGACCCGAGCCCTGGTCTCCGAGGGCGCGCGGGTGGTGGCCGGCGCCCGGGAGATCACCCCCGAGCTGAAGGGACTCGTCGCCGGCGGCGGGGTCCTGGCGGTCGAGCTGGACCTGACCGCGCCGGACGGCCCGGCCGAACTGGTCGCGGCCGCTGTCCTCGCCTTCGGCGGCCTGGACATCCTGGTCAACAACGTCGGGGCGGTCCGGCCGCGGGTCGAGGGCTTCCTCGCGGTGACCGACGAGGACTGGGACGCGACGCTGGCCGTCAACTTCCTGGCCGCCGTACGCACCACCCGGGCTGCACTGCCGCACCTGGTGGAGCGGGGCGCCGGGGCGGTCGTCACGGTCAGCTCCGTGAACGCCTTCCTGCCCGACCCGCTCGTCATCGACTACAGCGCCGCCAAGGCCGCGCTGTCCAACTTCTGCAAGGCGCTGTCCAAGCAGGTCGGCCCGCGGGGCGTCCGCGTCAACACCGTCAGCCCCGGACCGGTCGCCACCGGCCTGTGGCTGGCCGACGAGGGCGTCGCGGCGACCGTCGCGAAGGCCACCGGCAGCACCGCCGGGGCGGTCGCCGAGCAGGCCGCCGGCGACGCCGTCACCGGCCGGTTCACCCGGCCGGAGGAGGTCGCGGACGTCGTCCTGTTCCTGGCCGGCGACCGGGCCGCGAACATCACCGGCTCGGACGTCGTCATCGACGGCGGTCTGATCAGCACCCTGTAA
- a CDS encoding alpha/beta hydrolase, which produces MTTPTTPTPVLFIHGLWLHATSWEPWIDLFRQEGYDPSAPGWPGDPDTVEEARANPESIADHGIDDVVEHYAAIIRGLPVPPILIGHSFGGMIAQKLLGQDLAAAAVAIDAAQIKGVLPLPLSALRATLPVFKNPANKHRAVSLTAEQFRFAFGNALTAEESSALYERWTMPAPGRPLFEAAAANFNPHSPAKVDTANAARGPLLLMTGGKDHTVPEAVTRATLKQYRHSEAVTDITDFPDRGHSLTIDGGWREVAGTALDWLRRQGM; this is translated from the coding sequence ATGACCACACCGACGACTCCGACCCCCGTCCTGTTCATCCACGGACTGTGGCTGCACGCCACGTCCTGGGAGCCGTGGATCGACCTGTTCCGGCAGGAAGGCTACGATCCGTCCGCCCCAGGCTGGCCCGGCGACCCCGACACCGTCGAGGAGGCCCGCGCCAACCCCGAGAGCATCGCCGACCACGGCATCGACGACGTCGTCGAGCACTACGCCGCGATCATCAGAGGGCTGCCGGTCCCGCCCATCCTGATCGGGCACTCCTTCGGCGGCATGATCGCGCAGAAGCTGCTGGGCCAGGACCTGGCCGCCGCCGCGGTCGCGATCGACGCCGCGCAGATCAAGGGCGTGCTCCCGCTGCCGCTGTCCGCACTGCGCGCCACGTTGCCGGTGTTCAAGAACCCGGCGAACAAGCACCGCGCCGTATCACTGACCGCCGAGCAGTTCCGCTTCGCTTTCGGCAACGCGCTGACCGCCGAGGAGTCCTCCGCGCTGTACGAGCGCTGGACGATGCCGGCCCCGGGCCGGCCGCTGTTCGAGGCGGCCGCCGCGAACTTCAACCCGCACTCGCCGGCCAAGGTCGACACCGCCAACGCCGCGCGCGGCCCGCTGCTGCTCATGACCGGCGGCAAGGACCACACCGTCCCGGAGGCGGTGACCCGCGCGACGCTCAAGCAGTACCGGCATTCCGAGGCGGTCACCGACATCACCGACTTCCCCGACCGCGGGCACTCGCTGACCATCGACGGCGGCTGGCGCGAGGTCGCCGGCACCGCCCTGGACTGGCTGCGCCGGCAGGGGATGTGA
- a CDS encoding alpha/beta fold hydrolase, producing MKHLHAVFRPGVMLTLAVASAFGLAATTISTGTAQATTSPPAASSGEHMPAGFSEHKVRVGTTGIDYVIGGHGPTLVLLHGYPQTWYEWRDVMPALAAHYTVIAPDLPGAGRSDAPATGYDKKDLAADIHGLLVGIGHDKDIRLVGHDIGTMVAYSYAAAYPRDVTKLVLSEAPIPDPSIYTFPSLTADGPGAWHFGFFALTNGLPEELITGREELWTSKFIDDLEVVKGAVTPNDIAVFSSYLKDPAHLEASFQWFRTLPQDMANDAVYQKTKLTMPVLAIGASGSLGSFVPDQVRKYAKNVTGVVVPDSGHWMYEEHPAEMAQILLTFLKGDK from the coding sequence GTGAAGCACCTCCATGCCGTCTTCCGGCCGGGCGTCATGCTCACCCTGGCCGTGGCCTCGGCCTTCGGGCTGGCCGCCACCACGATCAGCACCGGGACCGCGCAGGCCACGACGTCCCCGCCGGCCGCGTCCTCGGGCGAACACATGCCGGCCGGGTTCAGCGAGCACAAGGTCCGGGTCGGCACGACCGGCATCGACTACGTGATCGGCGGCCACGGCCCGACCCTCGTCCTGCTGCACGGATACCCGCAGACCTGGTACGAGTGGCGGGACGTCATGCCGGCGCTCGCCGCGCACTACACGGTCATCGCCCCCGACCTGCCCGGCGCGGGCCGCAGCGACGCCCCGGCGACCGGCTACGACAAGAAGGACCTCGCGGCCGACATCCACGGCCTGCTGGTCGGGATCGGGCACGACAAGGACATCCGGCTGGTCGGCCACGACATCGGAACGATGGTGGCCTACTCCTACGCCGCCGCCTATCCGCGGGACGTCACCAAGCTCGTGCTCAGCGAGGCACCGATCCCGGACCCGAGCATCTACACCTTCCCCTCGCTCACCGCCGACGGCCCCGGCGCCTGGCACTTCGGGTTCTTCGCGCTCACCAACGGCCTGCCCGAGGAGCTCATCACCGGCCGGGAGGAGTTGTGGACGAGCAAGTTCATCGACGACCTCGAAGTCGTCAAGGGCGCCGTCACCCCGAACGACATCGCGGTGTTCTCCAGCTATCTGAAGGACCCCGCACACCTGGAAGCGAGCTTCCAGTGGTTCCGCACCCTGCCGCAGGACATGGCCAACGACGCGGTCTACCAGAAGACCAAGCTCACCATGCCGGTGCTGGCGATCGGAGCCTCGGGCAGCCTCGGCAGCTTCGTGCCCGACCAGGTCCGCAAGTACGCGAAGAACGTCACCGGCGTCGTCGTCCCCGACTCCGGCCACTGGATGTACGAGGAACACCCGGCGGAGATGGCGCAGATCCTCCTCACCTTCCTGAAGGGAGACAAGTAA
- the wrbA gene encoding NAD(P)H:quinone oxidoreductase, with protein METPVNVAVIYYSATGSVFKLAKAAATEAEKAGARVRLRKVRELAPDEAIATSEGWSEHVATTQHIMEAALDDLEWADVILLGSPTRFGLPAAQLKQFIDTTGPLWGQGRLVDKIGSSFTSTATAHGGQESTILAMNNTYYHWGCIIVPPGYADPIQFQAGNPYGASHISDNGAIPPGELELAAVQFQTRRAIEIAEILRRGRDT; from the coding sequence ATGGAAACCCCCGTCAACGTCGCAGTCATCTACTACTCGGCCACCGGCAGCGTCTTCAAGCTGGCCAAGGCCGCGGCCACGGAGGCTGAGAAGGCCGGCGCCCGAGTACGGCTGCGCAAGGTCCGCGAACTCGCGCCCGATGAGGCGATCGCCACGAGCGAGGGCTGGTCCGAGCATGTCGCGACCACCCAACACATCATGGAGGCCGCCCTGGACGATCTGGAGTGGGCCGACGTGATCCTCCTGGGCTCGCCGACCCGCTTCGGGCTGCCGGCCGCGCAACTCAAGCAGTTCATCGATACCACCGGACCGCTGTGGGGCCAGGGCCGACTCGTCGACAAGATCGGATCCTCGTTCACTTCCACCGCCACCGCGCACGGCGGCCAGGAGTCCACGATCCTCGCGATGAACAACACCTACTACCACTGGGGCTGCATCATCGTCCCGCCCGGCTACGCGGACCCGATCCAGTTCCAGGCCGGCAACCCCTACGGCGCCAGCCACATCTCGGACAACGGCGCGATCCCGCCCGGCGAGCTGGAGCTGGCCGCCGTCCAGTTCCAGACCCGCCGCGCCATCGAGATCGCCGAGATCCTGCGGCGCGGGCGCGATACGTGA
- a CDS encoding alpha/beta fold hydrolase, with protein MLETPPSAAHPHRWARKRATLPAVLAVAALLVPAVASASAAPANPPIPAGRQSAAGAPRHHGPKPTVVLVHGAFADSSSWNGVITRLEHDGYPVIAAANPLRGLDSDSAYVSSILSTIPGPVILVGHSYGGAVITNAAVGHANVKALVYIAAFAPDQGESALGLTGMNPGSQLGAALVVRPYSVTGGGGEDGYVDQTKFRAVFAADVPASTADLMAAEQRPVALAALQGASGVPAWKTIPSWYLVAGANQAIPAATEKFMAKRAGAHTVVVPNASHAVMVSHPDRAEDLIVEAADATG; from the coding sequence ATGCTTGAAACCCCGCCCTCGGCGGCGCATCCGCACCGCTGGGCCCGCAAGCGGGCCACGCTGCCGGCCGTGCTGGCTGTCGCGGCTCTCCTGGTCCCGGCTGTCGCCTCGGCTTCGGCCGCGCCGGCGAATCCGCCGATCCCGGCAGGCCGACAGAGCGCGGCCGGCGCGCCGAGGCACCACGGCCCCAAGCCCACGGTCGTGCTGGTCCACGGCGCCTTCGCCGACTCCTCCAGCTGGAACGGTGTCATCACCCGCCTGGAACACGACGGCTACCCGGTCATCGCGGCGGCGAACCCGCTGCGCGGACTGGACAGCGACTCGGCCTACGTCTCCAGCATCCTGAGCACCATCCCCGGACCGGTGATCCTGGTCGGCCACTCCTACGGCGGCGCGGTCATCACCAACGCCGCGGTCGGGCACGCCAATGTCAAAGCCCTGGTCTACATCGCCGCGTTCGCCCCGGACCAGGGCGAGAGCGCGCTGGGGCTGACCGGGATGAACCCGGGCAGCCAGCTCGGTGCGGCGCTGGTCGTCCGGCCGTACTCGGTCACCGGCGGCGGCGGCGAGGACGGATACGTCGACCAGACGAAGTTCCGCGCGGTCTTCGCCGCGGACGTCCCGGCGTCCACCGCCGACCTGATGGCGGCCGAACAGCGCCCGGTGGCACTGGCCGCCCTCCAGGGCGCCAGCGGCGTCCCGGCCTGGAAGACCATCCCGTCCTGGTACCTGGTCGCCGGGGCCAACCAGGCGATCCCGGCCGCGACCGAGAAGTTCATGGCCAAGCGGGCCGGCGCCCACACGGTCGTCGTCCCGAACGCCTCGCACGCGGTCATGGTCTCCCACCCCGACCGGGCCGAGGACCTCATCGTCGAGGCCGCCGACGCGACCGGCTGA
- a CDS encoding AAA family ATPase, protein MSTPEPSARRRTDQRYQASEPSRFLGRDEECRAVDELIARVREGLSGVLVISGEAGIGKTRLLMYAAEAAGDLQTARVAGVETESQLAYAALHRLLLPFLDRLDRLPDPQREALGSAFGLLAAPPADRFLAGLATLTLLSEVVLDGPLMCFVDDVQWLDRESLEVLAFVGRRLHADGVGLVLCARDREPGRTSPTPIDGLPALGLTGLSDADAARLLASVPVASSAAQLALRNDSVVSRIIAEAAGNPLALNEFAADLTGGAVPPTPLPLGPRLEAHFQRQVDALPQETKSLLLLLSVAPSDDPVVLWLAAGTLGLSAQALDPAVANRILTTHPHPGFRHPLIRSAVHSGAAPGELRRAHQALAEATDREAAPDRRAWHLAEAVVGLDEDVAAELERVAERARSRGGYAAQAIFLIRAAELTPDPRARAERYFTAAQAHLVIGDTAMAQSVLDQSVLGQSALDRSEADPGTPTARATAQRLRAAIEWLRGRAAMAPSILMPAAADVLAVDQRVARDMVFEALAAGMMTRDRTVGMTLEELARQILAMPWNRAAPTLPDLVMDAYCTRIAEGYAAAVPKLRASVRALLTGDLVETGMPIALMAYVGAEDLWDDRGYGAVMARLATVARAQGALQSLGVVLYALAASELWAGRFVGAQSCYDEADELALALGTVPKGPSHRVELLAWQGRRAELLVGTDDALTRWGGQLGFAVMAGNAHHALTILELGAGNYSEALTWARLGYENDVPGQGNLLLPDVIEAAVRAGDPATASAALARLTERAPLSGTPWALGLLARSRALMADDEHAEGFYEEAVKHLADTVVVTDQARTHLLFGEWLSSVGRRAEARAQLRKSYEMFTDMGAAGFADRARNGLLALGEQARTRGARADVDLTPQEKQVAALAAGGLTNTEIATRLFITTSTVEYHLNKVFRKLGITSRRQLSEVLGGAVGAA, encoded by the coding sequence GTGAGCACTCCGGAACCCTCTGCCCGCCGACGCACCGACCAGCGATACCAGGCGTCCGAGCCGTCGCGGTTCCTGGGCCGGGACGAGGAATGCCGGGCCGTCGACGAGCTCATCGCGCGGGTCCGTGAGGGCCTGAGCGGCGTACTGGTGATCTCCGGCGAGGCCGGCATCGGCAAGACCCGGCTGCTGATGTACGCCGCCGAGGCCGCCGGCGACCTGCAGACGGCGCGCGTGGCCGGGGTCGAAACCGAATCCCAGCTCGCGTATGCCGCGCTGCACCGGCTGCTGCTTCCCTTCCTGGACCGGCTCGACCGGCTCCCCGATCCGCAGCGTGAGGCGCTCGGTTCGGCGTTCGGTCTGCTCGCGGCCCCGCCGGCGGACCGCTTCCTGGCCGGCCTGGCCACCCTCACCCTGTTGTCCGAAGTCGTCCTGGACGGGCCGCTGATGTGCTTCGTCGACGACGTCCAATGGCTGGACCGCGAATCACTGGAAGTCCTGGCCTTCGTCGGCCGGCGCCTGCACGCCGACGGCGTCGGCCTGGTGCTGTGCGCGCGGGACCGGGAGCCCGGCCGCACCTCGCCGACGCCGATCGACGGACTGCCCGCGCTCGGTCTCACCGGGCTGTCCGACGCCGATGCGGCACGACTCCTCGCCTCGGTGCCCGTCGCTTCGTCTGCCGCACAGCTCGCGCTGCGCAACGACTCCGTGGTCTCCCGCATCATCGCCGAAGCCGCGGGCAACCCGCTCGCCCTCAACGAGTTCGCCGCGGACCTGACCGGCGGCGCCGTGCCGCCGACGCCGCTGCCGCTCGGGCCCAGGCTCGAAGCCCACTTCCAACGCCAGGTCGACGCGCTGCCGCAGGAGACGAAGTCACTCCTGCTGCTGCTGTCCGTCGCGCCCTCCGACGATCCGGTCGTCCTGTGGCTCGCGGCGGGGACGCTCGGACTGTCGGCGCAGGCCCTGGACCCGGCCGTCGCCAACCGGATCCTCACCACCCACCCCCACCCCGGCTTCCGCCACCCGCTCATCCGCTCGGCGGTGCACTCCGGGGCCGCGCCGGGCGAACTACGGCGTGCGCACCAGGCGCTCGCCGAGGCGACCGACCGCGAGGCGGCACCCGACCGGCGGGCCTGGCACCTGGCCGAGGCGGTCGTCGGCCTCGACGAGGACGTCGCCGCCGAACTGGAACGGGTGGCCGAGCGCGCGAGGAGCCGCGGCGGCTACGCCGCCCAGGCCATCTTCCTGATCCGGGCGGCCGAGCTGACCCCCGATCCGCGGGCCCGCGCCGAACGGTACTTCACCGCCGCCCAGGCCCATCTCGTCATCGGCGACACCGCCATGGCCCAATCAGTGCTCGACCAATCCGTGCTCGGCCAATCAGCGCTCGACCGATCCGAAGCCGATCCGGGCACCCCGACGGCGCGGGCCACGGCGCAGCGCCTCCGAGCCGCGATCGAGTGGCTGCGGGGCCGCGCCGCGATGGCCCCCTCGATCCTGATGCCGGCCGCCGCGGACGTCCTGGCGGTCGACCAGCGAGTCGCCCGGGACATGGTGTTCGAGGCGCTTGCCGCCGGGATGATGACGCGGGACCGGACCGTCGGCATGACCTTGGAGGAGTTGGCCCGCCAGATACTGGCGATGCCGTGGAACCGTGCGGCCCCCACGCTCCCGGACCTGGTGATGGACGCGTACTGCACACGGATCGCCGAGGGGTACGCGGCGGCGGTCCCCAAGCTCCGAGCCTCGGTCCGGGCCCTGCTGACCGGCGATCTGGTGGAGACCGGGATGCCCATCGCGCTGATGGCCTACGTCGGCGCCGAGGACCTCTGGGACGACCGGGGCTACGGAGCCGTGATGGCGCGCCTCGCGACCGTCGCCCGGGCCCAGGGAGCGCTTCAGTCCCTCGGCGTGGTGCTCTATGCCTTGGCCGCCAGCGAACTGTGGGCCGGCCGGTTCGTCGGGGCGCAGTCGTGCTACGACGAGGCCGACGAACTGGCACTGGCCCTCGGGACGGTGCCGAAGGGGCCCTCCCACCGCGTGGAGCTGCTGGCGTGGCAGGGCCGCAGGGCCGAACTGCTGGTCGGGACCGACGACGCGCTCACCAGGTGGGGCGGCCAGCTGGGATTCGCGGTGATGGCCGGCAACGCCCACCACGCGCTGACCATCCTCGAGCTGGGCGCCGGGAACTACTCCGAAGCACTCACCTGGGCCCGGCTCGGATACGAGAACGACGTGCCGGGACAAGGCAATCTCCTGCTTCCCGACGTGATCGAGGCCGCGGTCCGCGCCGGCGACCCGGCGACGGCCTCGGCGGCGCTGGCCCGGCTGACCGAACGCGCACCGCTCAGCGGCACTCCGTGGGCGCTCGGCCTGCTGGCCCGTTCCAGAGCCCTGATGGCCGACGACGAGCACGCCGAAGGGTTCTACGAGGAAGCCGTGAAGCACCTCGCCGACACCGTGGTCGTCACCGACCAGGCCCGGACCCACCTGCTGTTCGGCGAGTGGCTGAGCAGCGTCGGACGTCGGGCTGAGGCGCGGGCACAGCTTCGGAAGTCCTACGAGATGTTCACCGACATGGGAGCCGCCGGCTTCGCCGACCGGGCCCGCAACGGGCTGCTGGCCCTCGGAGAGCAGGCCCGCACGCGCGGCGCGCGCGCCGATGTCGATCTGACGCCGCAGGAGAAGCAGGTGGCCGCCCTGGCCGCCGGCGGACTCACCAACACCGAGATCGCCACCCGGCTGTTCATCACCACGTCCACCGTCGAGTACCACCTGAACAAGGTGTTCCGGAAGCTCGGCATCACGTCCCGCAGGCAGCTCTCCGAGGTCCTCGGCGGGGCCGTCGGCGCCGCCTGA